The following are encoded together in the Kribbella sp. CA-293567 genome:
- a CDS encoding SDR family oxidoreductase produces MYDVPDQTGKYAVVTGANSGTGKEAVRRLAGAGARIVLAVRTPSKGEQARKEILAQYPQAQLEVRRVDLADLPSVREFADGLVADGLPLDLLLNNAGVMAPPARMTTADGFELQFGSNFLGPFALTLRLLPLLLAAPAPRVATMSSGAANFGRIHFDDLQWERRYRPAAAYAQSKLADLMFAHQLAAIAHERGWNLMSNAAHPGFTRTNLQSTGPSLGLDRPPLLVRITERVNPLPSQGVEQGAEPLLFAATSPAAVAGGYYGPSKALGLVGPTKVVKSPKRSLDEPANARLWLAAEQLTGVALPSHV; encoded by the coding sequence ATGTACGACGTCCCCGACCAGACCGGCAAGTACGCAGTGGTGACCGGCGCGAACAGCGGTACCGGCAAGGAGGCGGTCCGGCGGCTGGCGGGAGCCGGCGCCCGGATCGTGCTGGCGGTCCGGACGCCGTCGAAGGGGGAGCAGGCTCGCAAGGAGATCCTGGCGCAGTACCCGCAGGCGCAACTGGAGGTACGGCGAGTCGATCTGGCCGACCTGCCGTCGGTGCGGGAGTTCGCCGACGGGCTGGTCGCCGACGGGCTTCCGCTCGATCTGCTGCTCAACAACGCAGGCGTGATGGCGCCGCCGGCGCGGATGACGACCGCTGACGGCTTCGAGCTGCAGTTCGGCAGCAACTTCCTCGGCCCGTTCGCGCTGACGCTGCGACTGCTGCCGTTGCTGCTCGCCGCGCCGGCGCCGCGGGTGGCGACGATGAGCAGCGGGGCGGCCAACTTCGGCCGGATCCACTTCGACGATCTCCAGTGGGAGCGGCGCTACCGGCCGGCCGCGGCGTACGCGCAATCCAAGCTGGCCGACCTGATGTTCGCCCACCAGCTCGCCGCGATCGCGCACGAGCGCGGCTGGAACCTGATGAGCAACGCCGCTCACCCCGGCTTCACCCGGACCAATCTGCAGTCGACCGGTCCAAGCCTCGGCCTCGACCGGCCGCCGTTGCTGGTCCGGATCACCGAGCGCGTGAATCCGCTGCCTTCGCAGGGTGTCGAGCAGGGAGCAGAGCCGTTGCTGTTCGCCGCCACCAGTCCTGCGGCCGTGGCCGGCGGCTACTACGGCCCGAGCAAGGCGCTCGGACTGGTCGGCCCGACCAAGGTGGTGAAGTCTCCGAAGCGTTCGCTCGACGAGCCTGCCAATGCGCGCCTGTGGCTTGCGGCCGAACAACTGACCGGTGTCGCACTGCCGAGCCACGTCTGA
- a CDS encoding class I SAM-dependent methyltransferase: MSEWAQGEIYESYVGRWSRLVAAEFVARLDQPAGQRWLDVGCGTGALTSTILAAAEPAEVLGVDPSEGFVGYARGAVRDRRARFEVRSAAELADEAFDGAFDVVVAGLVLNFIPDRPAALRRLRSIGRTVAVYVWDYAEGMQLMKYFWDAAGQVRPQDRDLDEGRSFPFCNEAGLEALFAEAGFSDIETGAIVVPTVFESFDAYWTPFLGGQGVAPAYLRSLDFDAQEAIRALVESRLPIDADGSIALTARAWSVRGTS; the protein is encoded by the coding sequence ATGAGCGAGTGGGCGCAGGGGGAGATCTACGAGTCGTACGTCGGACGCTGGAGCCGGCTGGTCGCCGCGGAGTTCGTGGCGCGGCTCGATCAGCCGGCCGGTCAGCGGTGGCTCGACGTCGGGTGTGGCACGGGCGCCCTGACCAGCACGATCCTGGCGGCCGCGGAGCCGGCTGAGGTGCTCGGGGTGGATCCGTCGGAAGGGTTCGTCGGGTATGCGCGGGGCGCAGTACGGGACCGGCGGGCGCGGTTCGAGGTACGGTCGGCCGCGGAGCTGGCCGATGAGGCGTTCGACGGAGCCTTCGACGTGGTGGTCGCGGGGCTGGTGCTCAACTTCATCCCGGACCGGCCGGCCGCGTTGCGCCGGTTGCGGTCGATCGGCCGGACGGTGGCGGTCTATGTCTGGGACTACGCCGAGGGCATGCAGTTGATGAAGTACTTCTGGGACGCCGCCGGGCAGGTCCGGCCGCAGGACCGGGACCTGGACGAGGGCCGGAGCTTCCCGTTCTGCAACGAGGCCGGGCTCGAAGCGCTGTTCGCGGAGGCGGGTTTCAGCGACATCGAGACCGGCGCGATCGTCGTACCGACGGTGTTCGAGTCGTTCGACGCGTACTGGACGCCGTTCCTCGGAGGGCAGGGAGTGGCGCCCGCCTACCTGCGAAGCCTCGACTTCGATGCCCAGGAGGCGATCCGAGCGCTGGTCGAGTCGCGCTTGCCGATCGACGCCGACGGTTCCATCGCGCTCACCGCACGGGCCTGGTCAGTTCGCGGTACGAGCTGA